In Sphingobacteriaceae bacterium, a single genomic region encodes these proteins:
- a CDS encoding type III pantothenate kinase has product MKLVLDIGNTCIKYALFNGNAMVELGNFSHIDLFLDKKKLLDKVTSIVAASVTTLHEIIQSKLSHIPFRVFTPRSATPLINKYESPDSLGTDRILASVGSYLLYPNTNVLTIDAGTCIKYNFVNQQNEFVGGAISPGFQMRLKALHEYTSALPLIAADFNYDKLTGTNTRDSILSGVLTATALEVEAVITQYKIKYPDLIVGLTGGDAAYLGKQLKNRFFTEPNLILNGLNSIQFHDR; this is encoded by the coding sequence GGGAATGCGATGGTTGAACTTGGTAATTTCTCACATATTGATTTATTTCTGGATAAAAAAAAGCTTTTAGATAAGGTAACTTCTATTGTAGCAGCTTCAGTTACTACCCTCCATGAGATTATTCAAAGCAAATTAAGTCATATCCCTTTCCGGGTTTTTACACCAAGATCCGCAACACCTTTAATTAATAAATATGAAAGTCCGGATTCCTTAGGAACCGATCGTATTTTGGCATCGGTAGGCTCTTATCTTTTATATCCCAATACCAATGTGCTCACTATTGATGCGGGAACATGCATTAAATATAACTTTGTAAATCAACAAAACGAGTTTGTTGGAGGTGCTATTTCACCTGGTTTTCAAATGCGATTAAAGGCATTGCACGAGTACACTTCCGCATTGCCGCTTATAGCAGCAGATTTTAATTATGATAAATTAACAGGTACAAATACCCGGGATTCAATTTTATCCGGTGTGCTTACAGCCACGGCTTTAGAGGTAGAAGCAGTAATTACTCAGTATAAAATAAAGTATCCTGATTTGATTGTTGGATTAACCGGCGGCGATGCAGCATATTTGGGCAAACAACTGAAAAATCGTTTCTTTACCGAACCAAATTTAATTTTAAACGGACTAAACTCCATACAGTTTCATGATCGGTAA